One part of the Corallococcus caeni genome encodes these proteins:
- a CDS encoding OmpA family protein encodes MKRLSQSALFTLLFTSLACVSGNKIRADTEVLTADVERARRGGALRCAPAELAAAEANLDFARGELSQGNSSRAAQHVRNADTAVKRALELSKNCGPRQVLVRDRPETPQQPEQPQQPTQPQQQVVVSIEETDSDGDGVLDKDDPCPEQAEDVDGFQDQDGCPDNDNDNDGVLDAADKCPLIPGVAENNGCPPEAPKDRDGDGVLDNVDKCPDQPEDKDGFQDDDGCPEMDNDLDGIVDGTDKCPNEAGPLQNLGCPIVDKDGDGINDDKDKCPDEPEDKDGFQDEDGCPDLDNDSDGVPDAQDKCPGETGPQENGGCPDPDRDGDGVVDRLDACPDDPGVKEERGCAKQYKMVIVKKDRIEIKKQILFGTGSAKIIGKQSTTILDEVAQALKDAPWIRKMRIEGHTDSMGNDTANLKLSQKRADAVMAQLLKRGIDPGRMEAVGFGETKPVAPNNTKAGRALNRRTEFNVIRQ; translated from the coding sequence ATGAAGCGTCTGTCCCAGTCCGCGCTTTTCACCCTGCTGTTCACCTCCCTCGCCTGCGTCAGCGGCAACAAGATCCGCGCTGACACGGAGGTGCTCACCGCCGACGTGGAGCGCGCCCGCCGGGGCGGCGCCCTGCGCTGCGCCCCCGCGGAGCTGGCCGCCGCGGAGGCCAACCTCGACTTCGCCCGCGGAGAGCTCAGCCAGGGCAACAGCAGCCGCGCCGCCCAGCACGTGCGCAACGCCGACACCGCGGTGAAGCGCGCCCTGGAGCTGTCCAAGAACTGCGGCCCGCGCCAGGTGCTGGTGCGCGACCGCCCGGAGACGCCTCAGCAGCCGGAACAGCCCCAGCAGCCCACCCAGCCCCAGCAGCAGGTGGTGGTGAGCATCGAGGAGACGGACAGCGACGGCGACGGCGTGCTCGACAAGGACGACCCCTGCCCCGAGCAGGCCGAGGACGTGGACGGCTTCCAGGACCAGGACGGCTGCCCGGACAACGACAACGACAACGACGGCGTCCTCGACGCGGCGGACAAGTGCCCGCTCATCCCCGGCGTGGCGGAGAACAACGGCTGCCCGCCGGAGGCCCCCAAGGACCGCGACGGCGACGGCGTGCTCGACAACGTCGACAAGTGCCCGGATCAGCCGGAGGACAAGGACGGCTTCCAGGACGACGACGGCTGCCCGGAGATGGACAACGACCTGGACGGCATCGTGGACGGCACGGACAAGTGCCCCAACGAGGCGGGTCCGCTGCAGAACCTGGGCTGCCCCATCGTGGACAAGGACGGGGACGGCATCAACGACGACAAGGACAAGTGCCCGGACGAGCCCGAGGACAAGGACGGCTTCCAGGACGAGGACGGCTGCCCGGACCTGGACAACGACAGCGACGGCGTGCCGGACGCGCAGGACAAGTGCCCGGGTGAGACCGGTCCTCAGGAGAACGGCGGCTGCCCGGATCCGGACCGCGACGGCGACGGCGTGGTGGACCGCCTGGACGCGTGCCCTGACGACCCGGGCGTGAAGGAGGAGCGCGGGTGCGCCAAGCAGTACAAGATGGTCATCGTCAAGAAGGACCGGATTGAGATCAAGAAGCAGATCCTCTTCGGCACCGGCTCCGCGAAGATCATCGGCAAGCAGAGCACCACCATCCTGGACGAGGTGGCGCAGGCGCTGAAGGACGCGCCGTGGATCCGCAAGATGCGCATCGAGGGCCACACGGACTCGATGGGCAACGACACGGCGAACCTGAAGCTGTCCCAGAAGCGCGCGGACGCGGTGATGGCGCAGCTGCTCAAGCGCGGCATCGACCCGGGCCGCATGGAGGCCGTGGGCTTCGGTGAGACCAAGCCCGTGGCGCCGAACAACACCAAGGCGGGCCGCGCGCTCAACCGCCGCACGGAGTTCAACGTCATCCGGCAGTGA
- a CDS encoding asparaginase → MPRVLLLHTGGTLGMAGGRPSALRPAAFFKTLRKRAPELFQLADIELELFSNLDSSEMQPELWSRMAAHLHRRLQDFDGAVVTHGTDTLAFTASALSFMLRNPPCPVVLTGSQRPLGEIRSDARLNLIDAVLSALQGPREVTICFDSHLYRGNRTRKVKVAEYDAFESPNFPVLGTLGVDATFEKGLVSRGPFRLHEKLDPRVFLLKVYPGLDPALPLQLLPHVKGLVVEAYGAGNVPIAPELGRSLLPLFVQARERGIPVLVVSQAYRNGVDLTLYESGAQLLAEGAVGGADMTPSAALVKLMQGLAEHPRGGEALSRFLRTPVAGELSVGRPTVPPPEKKRRRPARVGRVG, encoded by the coding sequence ATGCCCAGAGTCCTGCTGCTTCACACCGGAGGCACGCTCGGAATGGCCGGTGGCCGGCCCTCCGCCCTGCGTCCCGCTGCCTTCTTCAAGACGCTCCGCAAGCGAGCCCCGGAGCTGTTCCAGCTGGCCGACATCGAGCTCGAGCTGTTCTCCAACCTGGACAGCTCGGAGATGCAGCCGGAGCTCTGGAGCCGGATGGCCGCCCACCTCCACCGTCGACTGCAGGACTTCGACGGGGCGGTGGTGACCCACGGAACGGACACGCTCGCCTTCACGGCCAGTGCACTGTCCTTCATGTTGCGAAACCCGCCCTGCCCCGTGGTGCTGACGGGCTCGCAGCGTCCGCTGGGGGAGATCCGCTCCGACGCGCGGCTGAACCTCATCGACGCGGTGCTCTCCGCGCTCCAGGGGCCGCGCGAGGTGACCATCTGCTTCGACTCGCACCTGTACCGGGGCAACCGCACGCGCAAGGTGAAGGTGGCCGAGTACGACGCATTCGAAAGCCCCAACTTCCCCGTGCTGGGCACGCTGGGCGTGGACGCCACCTTCGAGAAGGGCCTCGTGTCGCGAGGCCCCTTCCGGCTCCACGAGAAGCTGGATCCGCGCGTCTTCCTCCTCAAGGTGTACCCGGGGCTGGACCCCGCCCTGCCCCTGCAGCTCCTGCCGCACGTGAAGGGGCTGGTGGTGGAGGCGTACGGCGCGGGCAACGTGCCCATCGCGCCGGAGCTGGGCCGCTCGCTGCTGCCGCTCTTCGTCCAGGCCCGGGAGCGGGGAATCCCGGTGTTGGTGGTGAGCCAGGCGTACCGCAACGGGGTGGACCTCACGCTCTATGAGTCCGGGGCCCAGTTGCTGGCGGAGGGGGCGGTCGGCGGTGCGGACATGACCCCGTCGGCGGCGCTGGTGAAGCTGATGCAGGGGCTGGCGGAGCACCCCCGGGGGGGCGAGGCCCTCTCGCGCTTCCTCCGGACGCCCGTGGCGGGCGAGCTGTCCGTCGGGCGGCCGACAGTTCCTCCACCGGAGAAAAAGAGGCGCCGGCCGGCGCGGGTGGGGCGGGTCGGCTGA
- a CDS encoding HEAT repeat domain-containing protein encodes MRPSSVRALLVVLLLPLTGLAGPGAASKKAQSRAEADTVLAQVANGAPVPTATSRLRFLRQEAYAAEEIGPLLRTTYEERTRRNLVALLASLGARTGESTLVKLASDGDSTVRMYAAQGLARLGSRNTGAVLPLLQDKSSGVRREAARALGASRNPKMGKPLMAAAKDEQDLEVRAALLEAAGACGDAKQKVALKKYLDSDSESTRFAAARGLCRLGAPEGFAFAQKLLGNSDKFVRRQGLVLFEGVPAKKASPVLSPLLKDADRTLAATAARVLYQGGDAASLDWLVLASWNAKGEEKLVYEKELETLQLADDRRKAILRKAGVAP; translated from the coding sequence GTGCGTCCTTCGTCCGTCCGTGCCCTGCTCGTCGTGCTGCTGTTGCCCCTGACCGGCCTCGCCGGACCGGGGGCCGCGTCCAAGAAGGCCCAGAGCCGCGCGGAGGCGGACACCGTCCTCGCCCAGGTGGCCAACGGCGCCCCCGTCCCCACCGCCACGTCGCGCCTGCGCTTCCTGCGCCAGGAGGCCTACGCGGCCGAGGAGATTGGCCCGCTCTTGCGCACCACCTACGAGGAGCGCACCCGCCGCAACCTCGTGGCGCTCCTGGCGTCGCTGGGCGCGCGCACCGGCGAGTCCACGCTGGTGAAGCTGGCGTCGGACGGCGACAGCACCGTGCGGATGTACGCGGCGCAGGGTCTGGCCCGGCTGGGCAGCCGCAACACCGGCGCCGTGCTGCCGCTGCTCCAGGACAAGAGCAGCGGCGTGCGCCGCGAGGCCGCGCGGGCCCTGGGCGCTTCCAGGAACCCGAAGATGGGCAAGCCGCTGATGGCCGCCGCGAAGGACGAGCAGGACCTGGAGGTCCGCGCGGCGCTGCTGGAGGCCGCGGGCGCCTGCGGTGACGCGAAGCAGAAGGTCGCGCTCAAGAAGTACCTGGACAGCGACTCGGAGAGCACGCGCTTCGCCGCGGCCCGGGGCCTGTGCCGGCTGGGCGCCCCGGAGGGCTTCGCCTTCGCGCAGAAGCTGCTGGGCAACAGCGACAAGTTCGTGCGCCGCCAGGGGCTGGTGCTCTTCGAGGGCGTGCCGGCCAAGAAGGCCAGCCCCGTGCTGTCGCCGCTCCTGAAGGACGCGGACCGCACCCTGGCCGCCACCGCCGCGCGCGTGCTGTACCAGGGCGGCGATGCCGCGTCTCTGGACTGGCTGGTGCTGGCGTCGTGGAACGCCAAGGGCGAGGAGAAGCTCGTCTACGAGAAGGAGCTGGAGACGCTCCAGCTCGCGGACGACCGGCGCAAGGCCATCCTGCGCAAGGCCGGGGTGGCGCCGTGA
- a CDS encoding N-acetylmuramoyl-L-alanine amidase-like domain-containing protein: protein MSLWGVCALALLSQAPVKAPAAAPAVPPARAVPASLTAPAHPAAAPAAQPLRENGWSALTPEQRAALIADRAESPLSERLLGMSEKFLNTPYVLSPLGEGQGVDPDPTFRLDAVDCLTFVEETLALGMAHGEPEVPALLERIRYASTPSYEDRNHLMEAQWLPNNIKKGLLVDVTRKYAKQDTVTVTKTLTARTWQSKSSMALQLPRERQPVGTFTLDMIPLEKVLEHARGVASGTILVVMREDLPLKATRITHLGFVVQKKKRTYLRHASKGGYNRVVDEDLETFLARNARYDKWRVTGVSLFEARRPPPTVASQPAPARGSADVGAP from the coding sequence GTGAGCTTGTGGGGAGTGTGCGCGCTCGCGCTGCTGTCCCAGGCCCCGGTGAAGGCTCCCGCCGCCGCGCCGGCCGTGCCCCCCGCGCGCGCGGTGCCCGCGTCGCTCACCGCGCCCGCGCATCCGGCGGCGGCCCCTGCGGCGCAGCCCCTGCGGGAGAACGGCTGGAGCGCGCTCACGCCTGAGCAGCGCGCGGCCCTCATCGCGGACCGGGCCGAGTCCCCGCTGTCGGAGCGCCTGCTGGGCATGAGCGAGAAGTTCCTCAACACGCCCTACGTCCTGTCGCCCCTGGGCGAGGGCCAGGGCGTGGACCCGGACCCCACCTTCCGCCTGGACGCGGTGGACTGCCTCACCTTCGTGGAGGAGACGCTGGCGCTGGGCATGGCGCACGGCGAGCCGGAGGTGCCGGCGCTGCTGGAGCGGATCCGCTACGCGAGCACGCCCAGCTACGAGGACCGCAACCACCTGATGGAAGCGCAGTGGCTGCCCAACAACATCAAGAAGGGCCTGCTGGTGGACGTGACGCGCAAGTACGCGAAGCAGGACACCGTCACCGTCACCAAGACGCTCACCGCGCGCACCTGGCAGTCGAAGTCCTCCATGGCGCTCCAGCTGCCCCGCGAGCGTCAGCCCGTGGGCACCTTCACCCTGGACATGATTCCGCTGGAGAAGGTGCTGGAGCACGCGCGCGGCGTGGCGTCCGGCACCATCCTCGTCGTGATGCGAGAGGACCTGCCGCTCAAGGCCACGCGCATCACGCACCTGGGCTTCGTGGTGCAGAAGAAGAAGCGCACGTACCTGCGCCACGCGTCCAAGGGCGGCTACAACCGCGTGGTGGACGAGGACCTGGAGACGTTCCTCGCCCGCAACGCGCGCTACGACAAGTGGAGGGTGACGGGCGTGAGCCTCTTCGAGGCCCGGCGTCCGCCCCCCACGGTCGCGTCCCAGCCCGCGCCCGCCCGGGGCAGCGCGGACGTGGGCGCGCCCTGA
- a CDS encoding DUF4398 domain-containing protein, translating into MTKQSLLLAFAGVLTACGPVKSTSNILDAEVQIQAARTAGAEKEAPYEWTAANLYLQKAREEVGYSDYQAGVDFAVKASRFANEAREKAMSAANSGDSQGRPQNP; encoded by the coding sequence ATGACGAAGCAGTCGCTCCTGTTGGCGTTCGCGGGCGTGCTGACCGCATGTGGCCCCGTGAAGTCCACGTCCAACATCCTCGACGCCGAGGTGCAGATCCAGGCCGCGCGCACCGCCGGGGCGGAGAAGGAAGCCCCCTACGAGTGGACGGCCGCCAACCTCTACCTGCAGAAGGCGCGGGAGGAGGTCGGCTATTCGGACTACCAGGCCGGCGTGGACTTCGCCGTGAAGGCCTCGCGCTTCGCCAACGAGGCGCGGGAGAAGGCCATGTCCGCGGCCAACAGCGGCGACTCCCAGGGCCGCCCCCAGAACCCGTGA
- the truD gene encoding tRNA pseudouridine(13) synthase TruD: protein MTDTGFPRLTAGVPGCGGAFKLTPEDFEVEELPAYLPSGEGTHLYLWVEKRGRDTREVVRALATALGVREDDIGSAGMKDRQAVTRQWLSVPANAEARVPEFALDGVRVLEVKRHGNKLRTGHLRGNRFRLRLRGVQDLGAARESFSRLSAQGVPNYFGEQRFGRAGDNADLGRMLLLGQRLPKRPDRFQRKLYLSAFQSRLFNQALAARLTAGTFATALLGDVLRKEETGGLFVCEAPDVDGPRVAAFEVSPAGPMFGPKMTASKGEVAEAEARLLVEAGVTLSDFQRGGDETEGTRRPYRVRLGAPDLTVDGEDALLTFELPRGAYATEVLHELLKDG from the coding sequence GTGACGGACACCGGCTTCCCGAGGCTGACCGCGGGCGTGCCCGGGTGTGGTGGCGCGTTCAAGCTCACGCCCGAGGACTTCGAGGTGGAGGAGCTGCCCGCGTACCTGCCGTCCGGCGAGGGCACGCACCTGTACCTCTGGGTGGAGAAGCGTGGCCGGGACACGCGCGAGGTGGTGCGCGCGCTGGCGACCGCGCTGGGCGTGCGCGAGGACGACATCGGCTCGGCGGGGATGAAGGACCGGCAGGCCGTGACGCGGCAGTGGCTGTCCGTGCCCGCGAACGCGGAAGCCCGCGTGCCGGAGTTCGCGCTCGACGGGGTCCGCGTGCTGGAGGTGAAGCGGCACGGCAACAAGCTGCGCACCGGCCACCTGCGCGGGAACCGCTTCCGGCTGCGGCTGCGCGGCGTGCAGGACCTGGGCGCGGCGCGGGAGTCCTTCTCCCGGCTGTCCGCGCAAGGCGTGCCCAACTACTTCGGGGAGCAGCGCTTCGGACGGGCCGGCGACAACGCGGACCTGGGCCGGATGCTGCTCCTGGGACAGCGGCTGCCGAAGCGGCCGGACCGCTTCCAGCGCAAGCTGTACCTGTCCGCCTTCCAGTCGCGCCTCTTCAACCAGGCGCTGGCCGCGCGACTCACCGCGGGCACCTTCGCCACGGCGCTCCTGGGCGACGTGCTGCGCAAGGAGGAGACGGGCGGCCTCTTCGTCTGCGAGGCGCCGGACGTGGACGGCCCCCGTGTCGCCGCGTTCGAGGTGAGCCCGGCGGGCCCGATGTTCGGCCCGAAGATGACCGCCTCGAAGGGCGAGGTGGCGGAGGCGGAAGCGCGGCTGCTCGTTGAAGCGGGCGTCACGCTGAGCGACTTCCAGCGCGGCGGGGACGAGACGGAGGGCACGCGCCGTCCGTACCGCGTGCGCCTGGGCGCTCCGGACCTCACGGTGGACGGCGAGGACGCGCTGCTCACGTTCGAGCTGCCGCGTGGCGCCTACGCCACCGAAGTGCTGCACGAACTGCTCAAGGACGGCTGA
- a CDS encoding DUF4388 domain-containing protein yields the protein MSQRFRIDGATRLVPEDRSGIPALAGRSGTYALMPTAPDLLVFSRTPPEGGSIPTPRVVLAGDAGGFPLSDLIAFLSQSRWSGVIRVHTPGGERSLTLREGEVRGATSEEPADRLGEVLVRLGYADRAQVEAVLREQSHSKLGRALVEKGVLQAHDLFKCVTHQVSEIFHAIVLCREGAFFLIDQPLDEKTGHSLQLSTQSLLMDSIRKIDEMAHFRKRIPHGRMYVARKRPSDGKLEEDEDRVLAMLDGRRTVLELGHAARLSEFDVTKVVFRLLEGGFAGLTDKPVGAPAAAVAPEKAATPRVRPPVRTVAPVDARPVARVFNFIFREIRDEVARSGMDREFIAAANAALANQALSSSPVLEGLAFAADGSLPEGRLMEAFDKHRAHLGSEPLASFRQALSDVMFFLLFQAGELLESRADEDLARRVKELLATLEAP from the coding sequence ATGAGCCAACGCTTCCGCATCGATGGCGCCACGCGGCTGGTCCCCGAGGACCGGTCCGGCATCCCCGCGCTCGCGGGACGGTCGGGGACGTACGCGCTGATGCCCACCGCGCCCGACCTGCTCGTGTTCTCCCGCACGCCGCCGGAAGGGGGCTCCATCCCCACGCCGCGCGTGGTGTTGGCGGGGGACGCGGGCGGCTTCCCGCTGTCCGACCTCATCGCGTTCCTCAGCCAGTCTCGCTGGAGCGGCGTCATCCGCGTGCACACGCCGGGCGGCGAGCGCTCCCTCACGCTGCGCGAGGGCGAGGTGCGCGGCGCCACCTCCGAGGAGCCCGCGGACCGGCTGGGCGAGGTGCTGGTGCGGCTGGGCTACGCGGACCGCGCGCAGGTGGAGGCGGTGCTGCGCGAGCAGTCGCACTCGAAGCTGGGCCGGGCGCTGGTGGAGAAGGGCGTGCTGCAGGCGCACGACCTGTTCAAGTGCGTCACCCACCAGGTGAGTGAGATCTTCCACGCCATCGTGCTGTGCCGCGAGGGGGCGTTCTTCCTCATCGACCAGCCGCTGGACGAGAAGACGGGCCACTCCCTCCAGCTGTCCACGCAGAGCCTGCTGATGGACAGCATCCGGAAGATCGACGAGATGGCGCACTTCCGGAAGCGCATCCCCCACGGCCGCATGTACGTGGCGCGCAAGCGTCCGTCCGACGGCAAGCTGGAGGAGGACGAGGACCGCGTGCTGGCGATGCTGGACGGTCGGCGCACGGTGCTGGAGCTGGGGCACGCGGCGCGGCTGTCCGAGTTCGACGTCACCAAGGTCGTCTTCCGCCTGCTGGAGGGTGGCTTCGCCGGGCTGACGGACAAGCCGGTGGGGGCTCCGGCCGCCGCCGTGGCGCCGGAGAAGGCGGCCACGCCGCGCGTGCGTCCTCCGGTGCGTACGGTGGCTCCGGTGGATGCCCGCCCGGTGGCGCGCGTCTTCAACTTCATCTTCCGGGAGATCCGCGACGAGGTGGCCCGCTCCGGCATGGACCGCGAGTTCATCGCGGCGGCCAACGCGGCGCTGGCCAACCAGGCGCTGTCGTCGTCGCCGGTGCTGGAGGGGCTGGCGTTCGCGGCGGATGGCAGCCTTCCGGAAGGCCGGTTGATGGAGGCCTTCGACAAGCACCGCGCCCACCTGGGCAGTGAGCCGCTGGCCTCGTTCCGCCAGGCGCTGAGCGACGTGATGTTCTTCCTGCTGTTCCAGGCGGGGGAGCTCTTGGAGTCGCGCGCGGACGAAGACCTGGCCCGCCGGGTGAAGGAACTCCTGGCCACGCTCGAGGCACCGTGA
- a CDS encoding DsbA family protein translates to MRVAPVLAAATLMGAGCTKSAEVPATAKAPPPAASPAPAAAPAAPPAAEAASSDPAQALTGIPGMDFSALPPAAKRELATVFSDEFCYCGCPHSLGACLKQHTPCKHAKRMARLSARLVAEGGPASEVIVTLSKYYASFREPRVQLKVDPRMCQGDANAPVTVTEFSDFECPFCGKARPILEGFAKKHPSEVRFCYLPFPLSMHANAIPAAQAVLWARDQGKFWQMHDALFGQQENLKPEALPALAKSVGLDGDKLAAVLKTDQYKDEIDGFQAQGRMASINSTPSVFFNGRAYELGFQEGQLEHSMEDEVEWRANNNAWAAD, encoded by the coding sequence ATGCGTGTTGCTCCCGTGCTGGCCGCGGCGACCCTGATGGGCGCTGGCTGCACCAAGAGCGCGGAAGTCCCGGCCACCGCCAAGGCCCCGCCGCCGGCCGCCAGCCCGGCCCCGGCCGCTGCTCCAGCCGCGCCCCCCGCCGCGGAGGCCGCGTCGTCGGATCCGGCCCAGGCGCTGACGGGCATCCCCGGCATGGACTTCTCCGCGCTGCCCCCGGCGGCGAAGCGCGAGCTGGCCACGGTGTTCAGCGACGAGTTCTGCTACTGCGGCTGCCCCCACTCGCTGGGCGCGTGCCTCAAGCAGCACACGCCCTGCAAGCACGCGAAGCGGATGGCGCGGCTGTCCGCGCGGCTGGTGGCGGAGGGCGGCCCCGCGAGCGAGGTCATCGTCACGCTGTCGAAGTACTACGCGTCCTTCCGCGAGCCGCGCGTGCAGCTCAAGGTGGATCCGCGCATGTGCCAGGGCGACGCGAACGCGCCCGTGACGGTGACGGAGTTCTCCGACTTCGAGTGCCCCTTCTGCGGCAAGGCCCGGCCCATCCTGGAGGGCTTCGCGAAGAAGCACCCCAGCGAGGTGCGCTTCTGCTACCTGCCGTTCCCGCTCTCCATGCACGCCAACGCCATCCCCGCCGCGCAGGCGGTGCTGTGGGCGCGCGACCAGGGCAAGTTCTGGCAGATGCACGACGCCCTCTTCGGCCAGCAGGAGAACCTCAAGCCGGAGGCGCTGCCCGCGCTGGCGAAGTCGGTGGGCCTGGACGGGGACAAGCTGGCCGCCGTGCTGAAGACGGACCAGTACAAGGACGAGATCGACGGCTTCCAGGCGCAGGGGCGCATGGCCTCCATCAACAGCACCCCGTCCGTGTTCTTCAACGGACGTGCCTACGAGCTGGGCTTCCAGGAAGGTCAGCTCGAGCACAGCATGGAGGACGAGGTGGAGTGGCGCGCGAACAACAACGCGTGGGCCGCTGACTGA
- a CDS encoding GGDEF domain-containing protein, protein MSEEKTSVHSISDLLGSAQQQSAYLIVISAKSAAGIGRMFKLDRLEVVLGRSSEAQFQVEDDGISRKHAKVVAIGDGRFQLVDLGSTNGTYLNGLKVSAAPLYDGDKIQIGSNTVLKFSIQDALEEQYQRSIYESATRDGLTRVYNKKYFMETVRKEFAYCLRHRVPLSLVLFDVDHFKRINDVYGHPAGDFVLTRIAQRVADTVRTEDLLARYGGEEFALMLRESAEDAALACAERCRVAVDRADFIFSGTPIKVTISLGVATLLDSDFSQPEDLISAADKYLYRAKHAGRNRVDAKAVSGP, encoded by the coding sequence ATGTCCGAGGAGAAAACTTCCGTCCATTCCATTTCGGACCTGCTGGGCAGCGCCCAGCAGCAGAGCGCGTATCTGATCGTCATCAGCGCCAAGTCCGCCGCCGGCATCGGGCGGATGTTCAAGCTGGACCGCTTGGAGGTGGTGCTGGGCCGCAGCTCGGAGGCCCAGTTCCAGGTGGAGGACGACGGCATCTCCCGCAAGCACGCGAAGGTCGTCGCCATTGGAGACGGCCGCTTCCAGCTCGTGGACCTGGGCAGCACCAACGGCACGTACCTGAACGGCCTGAAGGTGAGCGCGGCGCCGCTGTACGACGGCGACAAGATCCAGATCGGGTCCAACACGGTGCTGAAGTTCAGCATCCAGGACGCGCTGGAGGAGCAGTACCAGCGCAGCATCTACGAGTCCGCCACGCGCGACGGCCTCACCCGCGTCTACAACAAGAAGTACTTCATGGAGACGGTGCGCAAGGAGTTCGCGTACTGCCTGCGCCACCGCGTGCCGCTGTCGCTGGTGCTCTTCGACGTGGATCACTTCAAGCGCATCAACGACGTGTACGGCCACCCGGCCGGCGACTTCGTGCTGACGCGCATCGCGCAGCGGGTGGCGGACACGGTGCGCACCGAGGACCTGCTCGCGCGCTACGGCGGCGAGGAGTTCGCGCTGATGCTGCGCGAGTCCGCGGAGGACGCGGCCCTGGCGTGCGCGGAGCGCTGCCGCGTGGCGGTGGACCGCGCGGACTTCATCTTCAGCGGCACGCCCATCAAGGTGACCATCAGCCTGGGCGTGGCGACGCTGCTGGACTCGGACTTCTCCCAGCCGGAGGACCTCATCTCCGCCGCGGACAAGTACCTCTACCGGGCCAAGCACGCGGGCCGTAACCGCGTGGACGCCAAGGCCGTCAGCGGCCCCTGA
- a CDS encoding HEAT repeat domain-containing protein, with amino-acid sequence MSRLLLLVLLLAASPSRAGTVASECWAACRRHVADPSLRARTCGACVTGGRVDSWVASLGTGGVEAQRALESALTDGSWRVRWAAVRAGARSRGLTERRALADWIMDTPPDADLGACLTAVRAAADTGRSTADFLREAGARGPSAAARVWAKREAVRQSLSLEMFSQEPSVRLPALLHLATFQGRSATRVVLDAVASRPVAGDAVMAELLSAVAERQRASVGRLLLTEAKPPDEAVINRLFAVYSRELDALRPELASGDVQRRRTAVATLRRYGPLAKRELEGMLGDEDARIRELAARGLAESAGKPLRDAAVQGVKDAETAEAARPWLGAMAREKGCFAFLRDVAEGRDARTPEIQGEAVALLGDCAEGPPPTRRLAPFLASPVAPVRAGAVRALGALPRNGDAMSLAAKALEDGAPEVVVAALDVLSAYRQPSRGDEAAGLLESEHPVVRAAAARALEFVGRAGHVRVLAERLRGDPVADVRVAAARSLSALGGPHAVAALSEAAAHDADTHVKHVSEEGLRRLGFGR; translated from the coding sequence GTCCCGTCTCCTCCTCCTGGTGCTCCTGCTGGCGGCCAGCCCCTCCCGGGCCGGCACGGTCGCTTCCGAGTGCTGGGCCGCCTGCCGCCGCCACGTCGCCGACCCGTCGCTGCGCGCGCGGACCTGCGGGGCCTGCGTCACCGGGGGCCGGGTGGACAGCTGGGTGGCGTCCCTGGGGACGGGCGGGGTAGAGGCGCAGCGGGCCCTGGAGTCGGCGCTCACGGACGGCAGCTGGCGGGTGCGCTGGGCCGCGGTGCGGGCCGGGGCCCGGAGCCGGGGCCTGACGGAGCGGCGGGCCCTGGCGGACTGGATCATGGACACCCCGCCGGACGCGGACCTGGGGGCCTGCCTCACCGCCGTCCGTGCCGCCGCCGACACCGGCCGCTCCACGGCGGACTTCCTGAGGGAGGCGGGGGCGCGAGGGCCCTCCGCCGCCGCCCGGGTGTGGGCGAAGCGGGAGGCCGTCCGCCAGTCGCTGTCGCTGGAGATGTTCTCGCAGGAGCCGTCCGTGCGGCTGCCCGCGCTCCTGCACCTGGCCACCTTCCAGGGGCGCTCGGCGACGCGCGTGGTGCTGGACGCGGTGGCGTCGCGGCCCGTCGCGGGGGACGCGGTGATGGCGGAGCTCCTCTCCGCCGTCGCCGAGCGGCAGCGCGCGTCCGTGGGCCGGCTGCTCCTGACGGAGGCGAAGCCCCCGGACGAGGCCGTCATCAACCGGCTCTTCGCCGTGTACTCGCGGGAGCTGGACGCGCTGCGGCCGGAGCTTGCGTCCGGTGACGTGCAGCGCCGGCGTACGGCGGTGGCCACCCTGCGCCGGTACGGTCCGCTGGCGAAGCGGGAGCTGGAGGGGATGCTGGGTGACGAGGACGCGCGGATCCGCGAGCTGGCGGCGCGCGGCCTGGCGGAGTCGGCCGGGAAGCCCCTGCGGGACGCGGCGGTCCAGGGCGTGAAGGACGCGGAGACGGCGGAGGCCGCCCGGCCCTGGCTGGGCGCGATGGCGCGCGAGAAGGGGTGCTTCGCCTTCCTGCGGGACGTGGCCGAGGGGCGCGACGCCCGGACGCCGGAGATACAGGGGGAGGCGGTTGCGCTCCTGGGGGACTGCGCGGAAGGCCCGCCCCCCACGCGGCGGCTGGCGCCCTTCCTTGCGTCGCCCGTGGCGCCGGTGCGCGCGGGGGCCGTGCGCGCGCTGGGGGCGCTGCCCCGGAACGGCGACGCGATGTCGCTGGCGGCGAAGGCGCTGGAGGACGGAGCGCCGGAGGTGGTGGTGGCCGCGCTGGACGTGCTGTCCGCCTACCGGCAGCCGTCGCGAGGGGACGAGGCGGCGGGCCTGCTGGAGTCGGAGCACCCGGTGGTGCGCGCGGCGGCGGCGCGGGCGCTGGAGTTCGTGGGCCGCGCTGGGCACGTGCGCGTCCTGGCGGAGCGCCTGCGCGGGGACCCGGTGGCGGACGTGCGCGTCGCGGCGGCGAGGTCGCTGTCCGCGCTGGGGGGGCCGCACGCCGTGGCGGCGCTGAGCGAGGCGGCGGCGCACGACGCGGACACGCACGTGAAGCACGTGTCGGAGGAGGGGCTGCGCCGGTTGGGCTTCGGGCGCTGA